One window of the Pseudarthrobacter sp. ATCC 49987 genome contains the following:
- the argS gene encoding arginine--tRNA ligase, giving the protein MVVPRVQAAIASAFGEEYRGTDPVVRPSQFADIQVNAAMALAKKVGMPPRDAAARIVDALDLDGICTAVEISGPGFINLTFDGTWIEELLNAESPGAPAVPAAEAQRVVVDYSSPNVAKEMHVGHLRTTVVGDSLVKVFEALGDTVIRQNHIGDWGTPFGMLIEHWLEIGEDSPEAALLVDDPSAFYQAARAKFDASATEDDGFATRARLRVVALQGGDQETFAVWQRLVAQSKRYFNAIYSVLGISLTDDHIAGESSYDAHLAQLCQELEDRGLARISDGALCTFPAGFTGRDGEPMPLIIRKSDGGYGYGTTDLATIRYRVRELEANRVLYVVGAPQNMHLRMVMATARDAGWLPDTVEAVHVQIGNVLGEDGKILKSRSGAPVKLMALLEEAVDRARAVIDASRPELTEAERAVTARQVGIGAVKYADLSVGHDTEYVFDFDRMLALSGNTGPYVQYAAARIRSILRKAGVLERYTALEAAVAAAPGTDSAGTDGAATDSDGGTPATPIAVVEAAERALALHLLEYGATLHKVREVLEPHRLCTYLFELAQLFTSFYDQCPVLKSEDSVRESRLALCALVLRRLSEGLDLLGIETPENM; this is encoded by the coding sequence ATGGTTGTCCCCAGAGTCCAGGCAGCAATTGCCAGCGCGTTCGGCGAAGAGTACCGCGGCACGGATCCCGTGGTGCGGCCCTCGCAGTTCGCGGACATCCAGGTCAACGCCGCCATGGCGCTGGCCAAGAAGGTCGGAATGCCGCCGCGGGACGCCGCCGCCAGGATCGTCGACGCCCTCGACCTCGACGGGATCTGCACCGCGGTCGAGATCTCCGGCCCCGGCTTCATCAACCTCACCTTCGACGGGACCTGGATCGAGGAGCTGCTCAACGCCGAGTCTCCCGGCGCCCCGGCCGTGCCGGCGGCGGAAGCCCAGCGCGTCGTCGTCGACTATTCTTCCCCGAACGTCGCGAAGGAAATGCACGTGGGCCACCTGCGCACCACGGTGGTGGGGGACAGCCTCGTGAAGGTCTTCGAGGCGCTGGGTGACACCGTGATCCGGCAGAACCACATCGGCGACTGGGGCACCCCGTTCGGCATGCTGATTGAGCACTGGCTGGAGATCGGCGAGGACTCCCCGGAGGCGGCGCTGCTGGTGGATGACCCCAGCGCCTTCTACCAGGCCGCCCGCGCCAAGTTCGACGCCTCCGCCACCGAGGACGACGGCTTCGCCACCCGCGCGCGGCTCCGGGTGGTGGCGCTGCAGGGCGGCGACCAGGAAACCTTCGCCGTCTGGCAGCGCCTCGTGGCCCAGTCCAAGCGCTACTTCAACGCCATCTACTCGGTGCTGGGCATCAGCCTCACCGACGACCACATCGCGGGCGAAAGCTCCTACGATGCCCATTTGGCACAGCTGTGCCAGGAACTCGAGGACCGCGGCCTCGCCCGGATCAGCGACGGCGCCCTGTGCACCTTCCCGGCCGGCTTCACCGGCCGTGACGGCGAGCCCATGCCGCTGATCATCCGCAAGTCCGACGGCGGCTACGGCTACGGCACCACGGACCTCGCCACCATCCGGTACCGGGTCCGCGAGCTCGAGGCCAACCGCGTCCTCTACGTTGTGGGCGCGCCGCAGAACATGCACCTGCGCATGGTCATGGCCACGGCCCGCGACGCCGGCTGGCTGCCCGACACGGTAGAGGCCGTGCACGTGCAGATCGGCAACGTGCTGGGGGAGGACGGGAAGATCCTGAAGTCCCGCTCCGGCGCCCCGGTCAAGCTGATGGCCCTGCTGGAAGAGGCCGTGGACCGCGCCCGCGCCGTCATCGACGCCAGCCGGCCCGAGCTCACCGAGGCCGAACGCGCCGTGACCGCCCGGCAGGTGGGCATCGGCGCGGTCAAGTACGCGGACCTCTCCGTGGGGCACGACACCGAATACGTCTTCGACTTCGACCGGATGCTGGCCCTGAGCGGCAACACCGGACCCTACGTGCAGTACGCCGCCGCCCGGATCCGTTCGATCCTGCGGAAGGCGGGCGTGCTCGAGCGCTACACGGCACTGGAAGCTGCCGTTGCCGCTGCTCCCGGAACCGACAGCGCCGGTACCGATGGTGCCGCAACCGACAGCGACGGCGGCACCCCGGCGACGCCGATCGCCGTCGTCGAAGCCGCCGAACGCGCGCTGGCCCTGCACCTGCTCGAATACGGCGCCACGCTGCACAAGGTGCGCGAGGTGCTGGAACCGCACCGGCTGTGCACGTACCTGTTCGAACTCGCCCAGCTCTTCACGTCCTTCTATGACCAGTGCCCCGTGCTGAAGTCCGAGGACTCGGTCCGGGAGTCGCGGCTTGCCCTGTGCGCGCTGGTCCTGCGCCGGCTGTCCGAGGGCCTGGACCTGCTCGGCATCGAGACGCCGGAGAACATGTGA
- a CDS encoding class E sortase: MAVQVAGELLITLGVVAILFVAWQLWWTNVEADAVQGAAVKQFVQEHQTPVTNDPSATAPADQAAAGTVPVGSAPRHGEAIGVVYVPRFGADYSRPIIEGTSQDVIDTLGLGRYKDTAMPGAVGNFAMAGHRQTHGAVLDNIHTLVPGDKIYVQTADGFYTYVFRNQEIVLPDRTDVLLPVPTQPGAVPDQRLLTMTSCNPRFGSEERIIAYSVFDSWQPLSAGAPAAIAKQLAALQGKG; encoded by the coding sequence ATGGCCGTCCAGGTCGCGGGCGAACTGCTGATCACACTCGGCGTGGTTGCGATTCTGTTCGTCGCCTGGCAATTGTGGTGGACGAACGTCGAAGCGGACGCTGTTCAAGGGGCTGCCGTGAAACAGTTCGTCCAGGAGCACCAGACACCCGTCACGAATGACCCTTCCGCCACGGCGCCGGCGGACCAGGCTGCCGCCGGGACTGTGCCTGTCGGCAGCGCTCCCCGTCACGGGGAGGCAATCGGGGTGGTCTATGTTCCCCGCTTCGGCGCCGACTACAGCAGGCCGATCATCGAGGGCACCAGCCAGGACGTCATCGACACGCTCGGTCTCGGCCGCTACAAGGACACGGCGATGCCGGGGGCCGTGGGGAACTTCGCGATGGCAGGCCACCGCCAGACCCACGGCGCGGTGCTCGACAACATCCACACGCTGGTGCCCGGGGACAAGATTTACGTTCAGACGGCCGACGGTTTCTACACCTACGTTTTCCGGAACCAGGAGATCGTCCTGCCGGACCGGACGGACGTGCTCCTGCCGGTGCCCACCCAGCCCGGCGCGGTGCCGGACCAACGACTATTGACCATGACGAGCTGCAATCCGCGCTTTGGGTCTGAGGAGCGCATCATCGCCTACTCTGTTTTCGATTCATGGCAGCCGCTCAGCGCCGGGGCTCCGGCCGCCATCGCGAAGCAGCTCGCGGCGCTGCAGGGAAAGGGTTAG
- a CDS encoding DUF6993 domain-containing protein, with protein MTSPAPAPLRRPRGRRHMALAALVLPVVIGMAACSTPVPTVSSSSAGSAGSTDGTPAPVGQSTPVASPSGSAAPSAVSSAVAAALQALVASTPQPSREQVRQSLSLAGFAPAAVEVSASRTPTGLAADAVEVGVLGEGECVMAQIRSGTVESSVLPVLPNGRCFVGSIQR; from the coding sequence GTGACTTCCCCTGCCCCCGCCCCGCTCCGCCGCCCCCGCGGCCGCCGGCACATGGCGCTGGCTGCCCTGGTTCTGCCCGTCGTGATCGGAATGGCAGCGTGTTCGACGCCGGTACCCACGGTTTCCTCCAGCTCCGCCGGTTCGGCCGGCTCGACTGACGGCACTCCGGCCCCGGTCGGGCAGTCAACTCCCGTCGCGTCCCCGTCCGGTTCCGCGGCCCCTTCCGCCGTGTCCAGCGCAGTGGCAGCGGCTCTGCAGGCACTCGTTGCTTCGACGCCGCAGCCGAGCCGGGAGCAAGTCCGGCAGAGCCTGTCCCTAGCGGGGTTCGCCCCGGCCGCGGTGGAGGTGTCGGCGTCGCGCACGCCCACGGGACTGGCGGCCGACGCGGTGGAAGTGGGAGTGCTGGGCGAGGGTGAATGTGTGATGGCGCAGATCCGGTCCGGAACTGTGGAATCGTCAGTCTTGCCGGTTCTTCCGAACGGGCGATGCTTCGTCGGCAGCATCCAGCGGTAG
- a CDS encoding type II toxin-antitoxin system Phd/YefM family antitoxin, producing MSQATISRTAQSSELSRNSANVFKAAEEGPVTITRRDGEPLTLLTSREFEREHEGMELAAHLVTASLGDPQVPFTERLRGPFPWMAFLGDADQEAFAREIVAITRACASVARFDKAVIALHAWRSTAEAISAGYTPDDQLDWIEPTVVADPRTA from the coding sequence ATGTCACAGGCAACGATCTCCCGAACTGCTCAGTCGTCGGAGCTGTCCCGAAATTCGGCCAACGTGTTCAAGGCAGCCGAGGAGGGTCCGGTCACGATTACCCGCCGGGACGGCGAGCCGCTCACCCTGCTGACGTCCAGGGAGTTCGAGCGTGAACATGAAGGAATGGAACTGGCCGCGCACCTCGTCACCGCCTCGCTGGGGGACCCGCAGGTTCCCTTCACTGAGAGGCTCCGCGGGCCCTTTCCGTGGATGGCCTTCCTGGGCGACGCAGACCAGGAAGCTTTCGCGCGGGAGATTGTGGCTATCACCCGTGCCTGCGCCTCAGTGGCCCGGTTTGATAAGGCCGTGATTGCTCTCCACGCGTGGCGGTCCACGGCGGAGGCCATCAGTGCCGGCTACACCCCGGATGACCAGCTGGACTGGATTGAACCCACTGTGGTCGCCGACCCGCGCACTGCATGA
- a CDS encoding glycoside hydrolase family 32 protein — translation MDTAAQHQDPAFPQFHPRPANGWINDPNGLSHVDGRYHVFFQYNPDSARHGAICWGHLSSPDLVHWDEEPVALRPQPGGPDALGCWSGVVTDDGGVPTAVYSGVDTVGGYSRVVLARADRTLRSWTQDGHVAAEVPPDPQVTAVRDPFLFSFQDRRFALQGAGLASGHAAVLLYSVEDLHHWTYEGIWFSSEDPLAARHLPAEIWECPQLVRVPDSSGAETWLLMASLWLAADQHDHPNGVGYLLGSLVPNGNGLPVFTPASGGKADLGREFYAPQLLALPDRALLWGWSGEAEASEERPGRSQAETDDAGWAGILTFPRQLSVHGEVLAVEPAPELRAYRGGRLHHGAAGTLSLPGGAEVRVAGGEGTLRLVLVSAGQRRTVFADTVAGGDELRIFVDASMVEVYRHGSVPTTLRAYPGAGEEWQLELPHGAAADVWELRQPERADHETVR, via the coding sequence ATGGACACCGCGGCGCAGCATCAGGATCCGGCCTTTCCCCAGTTCCATCCACGCCCGGCGAACGGCTGGATCAACGATCCCAACGGCCTGAGCCACGTCGACGGCCGCTATCACGTGTTTTTCCAGTACAACCCGGACTCGGCCCGGCACGGGGCCATCTGCTGGGGGCACCTGAGTTCCCCGGACCTGGTGCACTGGGACGAGGAACCGGTGGCGCTCCGGCCACAGCCCGGCGGACCGGACGCGCTGGGCTGCTGGTCCGGTGTGGTGACCGACGACGGCGGCGTACCCACCGCCGTGTATTCCGGTGTCGACACCGTGGGCGGCTACTCCCGGGTGGTCCTCGCCCGGGCCGATCGGACCCTGCGCAGCTGGACCCAGGACGGGCACGTCGCGGCCGAGGTTCCCCCGGACCCGCAGGTCACCGCCGTCCGGGACCCGTTCCTCTTCAGCTTCCAGGACCGCCGCTTCGCCTTGCAGGGCGCCGGGCTCGCCTCCGGCCACGCCGCCGTGCTGCTGTACAGCGTGGAGGACCTCCACCACTGGACGTACGAGGGGATCTGGTTCAGCTCGGAGGACCCGCTCGCGGCCCGGCACCTGCCCGCGGAAATCTGGGAGTGCCCGCAGCTGGTCCGGGTCCCGGATTCCTCGGGCGCGGAGACCTGGCTGCTGATGGCCTCGCTCTGGCTCGCCGCGGACCAGCACGACCACCCCAACGGCGTCGGCTACCTGCTCGGCTCGCTGGTTCCGAACGGCAACGGGCTGCCGGTGTTCACCCCGGCGTCGGGCGGGAAAGCCGACCTGGGACGGGAGTTCTACGCCCCGCAGCTCCTCGCGCTGCCGGACCGGGCGCTGCTGTGGGGCTGGTCCGGCGAGGCGGAGGCCTCCGAGGAACGGCCTGGGCGCAGCCAGGCGGAGACAGACGACGCCGGCTGGGCCGGGATCCTGACGTTCCCGCGCCAGCTGTCCGTGCACGGCGAGGTCCTCGCCGTTGAGCCCGCCCCTGAACTCCGCGCCTACCGCGGCGGCCGGCTGCACCACGGCGCCGCGGGCACCCTGTCACTGCCGGGCGGGGCGGAGGTCCGGGTGGCCGGGGGAGAGGGCACGCTCCGGCTGGTCCTCGTCTCGGCGGGGCAGCGGCGGACCGTGTTCGCCGACACCGTGGCCGGCGGCGATGAGCTGCGGATCTTTGTCGATGCCTCGATGGTGGAGGTCTACCGCCACGGCTCCGTGCCCACCACCCTGCGCGCCTACCCCGGTGCCGGCGAGGAATGGCAGCTCGAACTGCCGCATGGCGCCGCGGCGGACGTTTGGGAGCTCCGGCAGCCGGAGCGGGCAGATCACGAAACCGTACGTTGA
- a CDS encoding o-succinylbenzoate synthase: MHIPELEELLAGAHVVSLPMRVKFRGILQREALLLDGPLGWGEFCPFPEYGDPEASRWLASAIEAGWQGFPEPLRTSIPVNATVPAVAADRVPEILARFGRVDAVKIKVAEPGQTIDDDAARVDAVRAALPDAAIRVDANGGWDVPAAVEALTRLAGVGLEYAEQPVPDIAGLAEVRRRLRAAGVPVLIAADESVRKEDDPLKVARAGAADLIVVKVAPLGGVRRALDIVAQAGLPAVVSSALDTSVGIRAGLALAAALPDLPYACGLGTVSLLAADVTTDSLVPDDGAIRLRDVHTDPGLLAEYAAAPERREWWLDRLRRVHTLLASPSR; this comes from the coding sequence GTGCACATCCCCGAACTGGAGGAACTCCTCGCCGGCGCCCACGTAGTGAGCCTGCCCATGCGGGTGAAGTTCCGCGGCATCCTCCAGCGTGAAGCCCTGCTGCTGGACGGCCCGCTGGGCTGGGGCGAATTCTGCCCCTTCCCGGAGTACGGCGACCCGGAAGCATCCCGCTGGCTCGCCTCCGCCATCGAAGCCGGCTGGCAGGGATTCCCGGAGCCGCTGCGCACCAGCATCCCGGTCAACGCCACCGTCCCCGCCGTCGCCGCGGACCGGGTGCCGGAAATCCTGGCCCGCTTCGGCCGGGTGGACGCCGTCAAGATCAAAGTGGCCGAGCCCGGGCAGACCATCGACGACGACGCCGCCCGGGTCGACGCCGTGCGGGCGGCGCTCCCGGACGCGGCGATCCGGGTGGACGCGAACGGCGGCTGGGACGTCCCGGCCGCCGTCGAGGCACTGACCCGGCTGGCCGGCGTCGGGCTCGAATACGCCGAACAGCCGGTGCCGGACATCGCCGGCCTCGCCGAAGTCCGCCGCCGGCTGCGCGCCGCGGGAGTCCCGGTGCTGATTGCCGCGGATGAAAGCGTGCGTAAGGAGGACGACCCGCTTAAGGTGGCCCGCGCCGGCGCCGCGGACCTGATCGTCGTGAAGGTGGCACCGCTGGGCGGAGTGCGGCGCGCGCTGGACATCGTGGCGCAGGCCGGGCTCCCCGCCGTCGTCAGCTCCGCGCTGGACACCTCCGTGGGAATCCGGGCCGGGCTGGCGCTCGCCGCCGCGCTGCCCGACCTTCCGTATGCCTGCGGGCTGGGAACCGTGTCCCTGCTCGCCGCCGACGTCACCACGGATTCCCTGGTCCCCGACGACGGCGCCATCCGCCTCCGCGACGTCCACACCGATCCGGGCCTGCTGGCGGAATATGCTGCCGCCCCGGAGCGCCGCGAGTGGTGGCTGGACCGCCTGCGTCGGGTCCACACGCTGCTGGCCTCCCCGTCCCGCTGA
- a CDS encoding heavy metal translocating P-type ATPase, whose product MTEHAHHDHNHDHGAVTAEQVKDPVCGMTVDPHTTEHHAEHQGQQYYFCSAGCQGKFVADPARYLPDAGESDAVAPAAAAPAEGGELEYTCPMHPEIRQAGPGSCPICGMALEPVVVTADSGPNPELAYMSRRFWVGLALTIPVFILEMGGHLFPGLHEVVPPRVSAWIQFFLATPVVLWAGWPFFVRGWASLRTMQLNMFTLIAIGTGVAWLYSVAAIFVPSAFPEAFRGMDGSVDVYFEAAAVIVVLVLLGQVLELRAREQTSGAIKALLDLTPKTARRIGSDGVELEVPLGELQVGDRVRVRPGEKVPVDGEVVDGRSTLDESLVTGESMPVTKQAGDHVVGGTLNQTGALVISAQKLGSDSMLARIVAMVAAAQRSRAPIQGLADTVASWFVPIVIAIAVAAFIIWALVGPEPRMAHGLIVAVSVLIIACPCALGLATPMSIMVGVGRGAGLGVLIKNAEALERMEKVDTLVVDKTGTLTEGRPSVTGIVTADGFAEQDVLRLAAAVEQASEHPLGLAIIEAAQGAGITIPPVEDFDSPLGKGVSGTVEGRRVLLGSAKFLASEGVLTDALAARAEELRADGATAIFAGIDGLPAAVLAIADPIKESTPAALAALRQEGIRVVMLTGDNRTTAEAVARRLGITEIEAEVLPDHKSAVVERLRAEGRIVAMAGDGVNDAPALAAADVGIAMGSGTDVAIESAGITLLKGDLTGIVKARKLSEATMANIRQNLVFAFIYNAAGIPLAAGILYPAFGLLLSPIIAAAAMALSSVSVISNALRLRATKI is encoded by the coding sequence ATGACCGAGCATGCACACCACGACCACAACCACGACCACGGGGCCGTAACGGCCGAGCAGGTCAAGGATCCCGTCTGCGGGATGACCGTCGACCCGCACACCACCGAACACCACGCCGAACACCAGGGACAGCAGTACTACTTCTGTTCGGCCGGATGCCAAGGCAAGTTCGTGGCGGATCCGGCCCGGTACCTGCCCGACGCCGGTGAGTCAGACGCCGTCGCACCCGCCGCCGCCGCGCCGGCGGAGGGCGGGGAGCTCGAGTACACCTGCCCGATGCACCCGGAGATCCGGCAGGCGGGGCCAGGTTCGTGCCCGATCTGCGGGATGGCCCTGGAGCCGGTGGTCGTCACGGCCGACAGCGGACCCAACCCCGAACTGGCCTACATGAGCCGGCGCTTCTGGGTCGGCTTGGCCCTGACCATCCCGGTCTTTATCCTCGAAATGGGCGGACACCTTTTCCCCGGGCTGCACGAAGTGGTGCCGCCGCGGGTCTCCGCCTGGATCCAGTTCTTCCTGGCCACACCGGTGGTCCTGTGGGCCGGCTGGCCCTTCTTCGTCCGCGGCTGGGCCTCGCTCCGGACCATGCAACTGAACATGTTCACGCTGATCGCGATCGGCACAGGCGTCGCCTGGCTCTACAGTGTGGCTGCCATCTTCGTGCCCTCTGCCTTTCCCGAGGCGTTCCGGGGCATGGACGGCAGCGTCGATGTCTACTTCGAGGCCGCCGCGGTCATTGTGGTCCTGGTCCTGCTCGGCCAGGTGCTCGAGCTGCGCGCCCGGGAGCAGACCTCCGGTGCCATCAAGGCACTGCTGGATCTGACGCCCAAGACCGCGCGGCGGATCGGGAGCGACGGCGTCGAGCTGGAAGTCCCGCTCGGCGAGCTGCAGGTGGGCGACCGGGTCCGGGTCCGGCCCGGGGAGAAGGTCCCGGTCGACGGCGAGGTCGTGGACGGGCGCTCCACGCTCGATGAATCCCTCGTCACCGGGGAATCGATGCCCGTGACCAAACAAGCCGGGGACCACGTCGTCGGCGGCACGCTCAACCAGACCGGGGCGCTGGTCATCAGCGCACAGAAACTGGGCAGCGACTCCATGCTGGCCCGCATCGTCGCCATGGTCGCCGCCGCCCAGCGGTCCCGGGCCCCGATCCAGGGCCTGGCCGACACGGTGGCCTCCTGGTTCGTTCCCATCGTCATCGCCATCGCCGTGGCCGCCTTCATCATCTGGGCACTCGTCGGGCCCGAACCCCGGATGGCGCACGGCCTGATCGTGGCCGTTTCCGTGCTGATCATTGCCTGCCCGTGTGCCCTGGGCCTGGCGACACCGATGTCCATCATGGTCGGCGTCGGGCGCGGTGCAGGACTGGGCGTGCTCATCAAGAATGCCGAAGCCCTCGAACGGATGGAAAAGGTCGATACGCTCGTCGTCGACAAGACCGGGACCCTGACCGAGGGACGTCCCTCCGTCACCGGGATCGTCACGGCCGACGGCTTCGCGGAACAGGACGTGCTGCGCCTGGCCGCCGCCGTCGAGCAGGCCTCCGAGCACCCGCTCGGTCTGGCCATCATCGAAGCCGCCCAGGGCGCCGGCATCACGATTCCGCCGGTGGAGGACTTCGACTCGCCGCTGGGCAAGGGTGTCTCCGGAACGGTTGAGGGACGGCGCGTGCTGCTGGGCAGTGCGAAATTCCTGGCCTCCGAGGGCGTGCTGACCGATGCCCTCGCCGCGCGTGCCGAGGAGCTGCGGGCCGACGGCGCGACCGCCATCTTCGCTGGCATCGACGGACTCCCGGCCGCGGTTCTCGCCATCGCGGACCCGATCAAGGAAAGCACACCCGCCGCGCTGGCCGCCCTGCGGCAGGAAGGCATCCGCGTCGTTATGCTCACCGGCGACAACCGCACCACCGCCGAAGCGGTCGCCCGGCGGCTGGGGATCACCGAGATCGAGGCGGAGGTGCTGCCCGATCACAAGAGCGCCGTCGTCGAGCGCCTGCGCGCAGAAGGCCGGATCGTGGCCATGGCCGGCGACGGCGTCAACGACGCCCCCGCCCTGGCCGCGGCCGACGTCGGCATCGCCATGGGTTCCGGGACCGACGTCGCGATCGAAAGTGCCGGCATCACGCTCCTGAAGGGTGACCTGACCGGAATCGTGAAGGCCCGGAAGCTCTCCGAAGCCACCATGGCCAACATCCGGCAAAACCTCGTGTTCGCGTTCATCTACAACGCCGCCGGGATCCCGCTCGCCGCAGGCATTCTCTACCCCGCCTTCGGCCTGCTGCTCTCGCCCATCATCGCGGCCGCCGCGATGGCACTGTCCTCCGTCAGCGTCATCAGCAACGCCCTGCGCCTGCGGGCCACGAAGATCTGA
- a CDS encoding PhoX family protein, which produces MPVSSGRKFSLLPMLGHTKGKRSPVTCALKCDNACSGEVCNTSSNSYFRDIASATLSRRAALGFGAAGALAIAFGGSLTSAESAVADGGPGLSAAAKNGYGASKLKFTAIAPVDAAVDAFTVPEGFTWQPVIRWGDPIFKDSPDFDLGNQTAAAQARQFGYNNDYTDILEIPGSKGRRAVLFANHEYTNETIMFPASMPAADVRAVGAAAHGLSVVELERKNKNKPWSYVQGAGLNRRYLNTTPYELTGPVAGSALVRTVADPTGRTILGTLGNCAGGTTPWGTILSGEENFNGYFVSPGTSAGDKRYGLTSKPTARQWELDDPRFDTRNPGYENEANRFGWIVEVDPFDSTSTPKKHSAMGRFKHEGANVIVAKSGHVVAYMGDDERFDYLYKFVSAEKYVEGDRKHNMTLLSAGNLYVARFAGNSPAAEITGTGTVPADGGFDGTGEWLPLVVGGVSKVPGMSVEEVLVYTRLAADKVGPTKMDRCEDVQPSLLTGKVYVACTNNSDRGKSGKEGATEVNPRNNNRDGHIVEITETGDQTSTAFTWNLLMVCGDPSTGDVTYFSGFPVDQVSPISCPDNLAFDSVGNLWISTDGAPSGIGKADGLFKVTLEGAERGRVEQFLAVPREAETCGPIIHDEERSVFVAVQHPGEDGTFADQHSFFPDYIPAGSTPARGQVRAPRPSVVQVFRTDD; this is translated from the coding sequence ATGCCTGTTTCCTCCGGACGCAAGTTTTCCCTGCTCCCCATGCTCGGCCACACCAAAGGCAAGCGGAGCCCCGTCACCTGCGCGCTGAAATGCGACAACGCCTGCTCAGGCGAGGTCTGCAACACCAGCTCTAACAGCTACTTCCGCGACATCGCCTCCGCCACCCTGTCCCGCCGTGCGGCGTTGGGCTTCGGTGCCGCCGGGGCGCTCGCCATTGCGTTCGGAGGATCGCTGACCTCAGCCGAGTCCGCAGTGGCCGACGGCGGCCCCGGCCTGTCCGCGGCAGCCAAGAACGGCTACGGCGCCTCCAAGCTCAAGTTCACGGCCATCGCCCCGGTGGATGCCGCCGTCGACGCTTTCACCGTGCCGGAAGGCTTCACCTGGCAGCCCGTGATCCGCTGGGGTGACCCGATCTTCAAGGATTCCCCGGACTTCGACCTCGGCAACCAGACCGCGGCTGCCCAAGCGCGGCAGTTCGGCTACAACAACGACTACACGGACATCCTCGAGATCCCCGGCAGCAAGGGCCGCCGCGCGGTGCTCTTCGCCAACCACGAATACACCAACGAGACCATCATGTTCCCGGCGTCGATGCCGGCCGCCGACGTCCGGGCGGTCGGCGCCGCGGCCCACGGGCTCTCCGTGGTCGAGCTGGAGCGCAAGAACAAGAACAAGCCGTGGTCCTACGTCCAGGGTGCCGGGCTGAACCGCCGCTACCTGAACACGACGCCGTATGAGCTCACCGGTCCGGTGGCCGGCTCCGCCCTGGTCCGCACGGTAGCAGACCCGACCGGCCGCACCATTCTCGGCACGCTGGGCAACTGCGCCGGCGGGACCACCCCGTGGGGCACCATCCTCTCCGGCGAGGAGAACTTCAACGGCTACTTTGTCTCGCCCGGCACCTCGGCCGGCGACAAGCGCTACGGGCTCACCAGCAAGCCCACGGCCCGCCAATGGGAACTCGACGATCCGCGGTTCGACACCCGCAACCCCGGCTACGAAAACGAGGCCAACCGCTTTGGCTGGATCGTGGAAGTCGACCCCTTCGACTCCACCTCGACGCCGAAGAAGCACTCCGCGATGGGCCGTTTCAAGCACGAAGGCGCCAACGTGATTGTGGCAAAGTCCGGGCATGTGGTGGCCTATATGGGCGATGACGAGCGCTTCGACTACCTCTACAAGTTCGTCTCGGCCGAAAAGTACGTTGAGGGCGACCGGAAGCACAACATGACCCTGCTCTCCGCCGGCAACCTGTACGTCGCCCGGTTCGCCGGGAACTCCCCGGCCGCCGAGATCACCGGAACCGGGACCGTCCCGGCCGACGGCGGATTCGACGGCACGGGTGAATGGCTGCCCCTCGTCGTCGGCGGCGTATCCAAGGTGCCCGGGATGTCCGTCGAAGAGGTGCTGGTCTACACGCGCCTGGCCGCCGACAAGGTGGGTCCCACCAAGATGGACCGCTGCGAGGACGTCCAGCCCAGCCTCCTCACCGGCAAGGTCTACGTCGCCTGCACCAACAACTCGGACCGCGGCAAGAGCGGCAAGGAAGGCGCCACCGAGGTCAACCCGCGCAACAACAACCGCGACGGCCACATCGTGGAAATCACCGAAACCGGTGACCAGACCTCCACGGCGTTCACCTGGAACCTGCTCATGGTCTGCGGCGATCCCTCCACCGGGGACGTCACCTACTTCTCCGGCTTCCCGGTGGACCAGGTCTCGCCGATCTCCTGCCCGGACAACCTGGCCTTCGACTCGGTCGGAAACCTCTGGATCTCCACCGACGGCGCCCCCTCCGGCATCGGCAAGGCTGACGGGCTGTTCAAGGTCACCCTCGAGGGCGCCGAACGGGGACGCGTGGAGCAGTTCCTCGCCGTCCCGCGCGAGGCCGAGACGTGCGGGCCCATCATCCACGACGAGGAACGCTCTGTGTTCGTCGCCGTGCAGCACCCGGGCGAGGACGGCACCTTCGCGGACCAGCACTCGTTCTTCCCGGACTACATCCCGGCCGGTTCGACGCCGGCCCGCGGCCAGGTCCGCGCCCCGCGTCCGTCAGTGGTCCAGGTCTTCCGCACCGACGACTAG